In Eupeodes corollae chromosome 3, idEupCoro1.1, whole genome shotgun sequence, a single genomic region encodes these proteins:
- the LOC129951248 gene encoding protein kinase C and casein kinase substrate in neurons protein 1, with product MSHHSDDQLLQAGSDSFWEPGNYKRTTKRIEDGYKLCQDLTQLIQERAEIEKAYAKSLRTWSKKWGELIEKGPEYGTTEAAWKGVLTESERLSDVHLKIKENLCTDVTTQIKTWQKDNYHKTLMQIKEKKDMEDLFKKAQKPWAKLLAKVEKAKSDYHSACKTEKSASNQERNATADSSLSQDQVKKMHDRVQKTKDEVQKCREKYEQAIAEISKYNSVYMEDMGSVFEKCQLIERTRLTFFKEVLFSIHGCLDITKIPCLPQIYEEFFHTISNADHQKDLKWWSNNHGVNMAMNWPTFVEYTEEFRDIAKGNKSKEALPAAPITLINQRPVAEDLHEYPPPSAKNSLKRTSANSNSKNISKSMSSSTNSNNCDMSPKSETNTRGPSPINRNSTANNNGKEANPFEEEEWDEGDVDTILVDNGEPGVPVKALYDYEGAESDELTFKQGDVFEKLEDEDEQGWCKGRKNGKVGLYPANYVEAVQA from the exons atgtcacatCATAGCGATGATCAACTTCTGCAGGCAGGAAGCGATTCATTTTGGGAACCTGGTAACTATAAAAGAACCACGAAACGAATTGAGGATGGATACAA ATTATGCCAAGATCTAACACAACTTATTCAAGAAAGAGCTGAAATTGAAAAGGCATATGCTAAAAGTTTACGAACGTGGTCGAAAAAATGGGGCGAACTTATTGAAAAAG gacCTGAATATGGAACAACAGAAGCTGCTTGGAAAGGAGTATTGACAGAATCAGAAAGACTATCTGATgtacatttaaaaatcaaagaaaacttaTGCACGGACGTGACAACCCAAATTAAGACATGGCAAAAAGATAATTACCATAAAACTCTGAtgcaaatcaaagaaaaaaaagatatggaagatttatttaaaaaagcgcAAAAGCCTTGGGCAAAACTTCTAGCTAAAGTTGAAAAAGCAAAATCCGATTACCATTCTGCCTGCAAAACAGAGAAATCAGCATCGAACCAAGAAAGAAATGCTACTGCTGACAGTTCACTTTCTCAAGACcaa gttaaaaaaatgcatgacCGTGTTCAAAAAACTAAGGATGAGGTCCAAAAATGTCGAGAAAAGTACGAACAGGCAATTGCGgaaataagtaaatataattctgtttatatggaagACATGGGTTCAGTATTCGAAAAGTGCCAGTTAATAGAGAGGACTAGATTGacgttttttaaagaagttttgttcTCTATTCATGGATGTCTGGACATTACCAAAATTCCttg tcttCCACAAATATACGAAGAGTTCTTTCATACCATTAGCAATGCTGATCATCAAAAGGATTTAAAATGGTGGTCAAATAATCATGGTGTCAACATGGCAATGAATTGGCCGACTTTTGtc gAATATACTGAAGAATTCCGAGATATTGCTAAAGGAAACAAGTCGAAGGAAGCTCTTCCAGCTGCTCCAATAACATTAATAAACCAACGTCCGGTTGCTGAAGATTTGCAt gaaTATCCACCTCCTTCTgcaaaaaatagtcttaagaGAACGTCTGCTAATTCAAATAGTAAAAACATATCTAAATCAATGTCAAGCAGTACCAACTCTAATAACTGTGACATGTCACCAAAATCGGAAACCAACACTCGAGGACCATCTCCTATTAACCGAAATTCAACAGCAAA taacAATGGGAAGGAAGCTAATCCATTTGAAGAAGAGGAGTGGGATGAAGGTGATGTTGATACTATTCTCGTTGACAACGGTGAGCCAGGAGTTCCAGTAAAAGCATTGTATGACTACGAAGGAGCTGAAAGCGATGAACTTACTTTTAAACAGG GCGATGTATTTGAAAAGTTAGAAGACGAAGATGAGCAAGGATGGtgtaaaggaagaaaaaacggAAAAGTTGGATTATATCCTGCTAATTACGTCGAAGCAGTGCAAGCGTAA